One genomic region from Kineobactrum salinum encodes:
- a CDS encoding MnhB domain-containing protein codes for MDLPALLGASLEDSGVSHPVTAVLLNFRSYDTLLEIGVLVIAGIAGISLASTPSLEDPELRSSDALLHALLRWFVPLMLMLAAYLLWAGSYRPGGAFQAGAVLAGTGVLMRLGGLPMDFIRPKLLLRGGLVLGFAVFLLVAVTGAVSGSAFLAYPEHAAGALIFTIEIGLTLSIGMILLALFVAAPVSEGSEPEEGDES; via the coding sequence GTGGATCTGCCCGCGCTGTTGGGCGCCAGCCTGGAGGACAGCGGGGTCTCACATCCGGTGACGGCGGTACTGCTGAATTTTCGCAGTTATGACACCCTGCTGGAAATCGGGGTACTGGTCATCGCCGGCATTGCCGGTATTTCCCTGGCCAGTACTCCCTCGCTGGAGGATCCCGAGCTGCGCAGTTCCGACGCATTGCTGCACGCTCTGCTGCGCTGGTTCGTGCCGCTGATGTTGATGCTCGCGGCCTATTTGCTGTGGGCGGGTTCCTATCGTCCGGGCGGCGCGTTCCAGGCCGGGGCGGTACTGGCCGGCACCGGGGTCCTGATGCGGCTCGGTGGCCTGCCGATGGACTTTATCCGTCCCAAGCTGTTGCTGCGTGGCGGCCTGGTGCTGGGTTTCGCCGTCTTCCTGCTGGTCGCGGTAACTGGCGCGGTGTCCGGTTCGGCCTTTCTGGCCTACCCCGAGCATGCCGCCGGAGCGCTGATTTTCACGATTGAAATTGGGCTGACCCTGTCCATAGGCATGATCCTGCTGGCGCTGTTCGTGGCGGCCCCGGTGAGCGAGGGCTCGGAGCCGGAAGAGGGGGACGAGTCGTGA
- a CDS encoding Na(+)/H(+) antiporter subunit B — protein MSAEGLLLDGLLVMALLATALAALVSRDLFRGVVMFIAFGLLMTLAWIRLAAPDIALAEAAISAGLTGVLLLDAVSHLTGGNGRTRGQCPAASDAAPRAWSGAGRRPCSFAGGRGLVDCRCPGAGGSARAVGRQPGGQRGLTSGDGGTAEFSQL, from the coding sequence ATGAGCGCTGAAGGCTTGCTGCTGGATGGCCTGCTGGTGATGGCGCTGCTGGCGACGGCGCTGGCCGCCCTGGTGTCGCGGGATCTGTTCCGCGGGGTAGTCATGTTCATCGCCTTTGGCCTGTTGATGACGCTGGCCTGGATACGGCTGGCTGCCCCGGACATCGCGCTGGCGGAGGCGGCGATAAGCGCAGGCCTGACCGGGGTGCTGTTGCTGGATGCCGTCAGTCACCTGACTGGCGGCAATGGCCGGACCCGGGGGCAGTGCCCCGCAGCGAGTGATGCGGCGCCTCGTGCTTGGAGTGGCGCTGGGCGCAGGCCTTGCAGCTTTGCTGGGGGCCGCGGTCTGGTCGATTGCCGCTGCCCCGGCGCCGGTGGATCTGCCCGCGCTGTTGGGCGCCAGCCTGGAGGACAGCGGGGTCTCACATCCGGTGACGGCGGTACTGCTGAATTTTCGCAGTTATGA
- a CDS encoding cation:proton antiporter produces MPDIAALLLFCLQLLLLLSGCLFFAVGTLGLFRFSDTLTRIHALTKVDNLGLGCIVLGLLPLLSVAAGLKTLLIWLVALAASATSAHLVARAVDVGRALREEDDER; encoded by the coding sequence ATGCCTGACATTGCCGCGCTGCTGTTGTTTTGCCTGCAACTGCTATTGTTGCTGAGTGGCTGCCTGTTCTTTGCGGTGGGCACCCTGGGCCTGTTTCGATTCAGCGATACCCTGACCCGTATTCACGCATTGACCAAAGTGGACAACCTCGGGCTGGGCTGTATCGTGTTGGGGTTGTTGCCGTTGCTCTCCGTGGCCGCCGGCCTGAAGACGCTGTTGATCTGGCTGGTGGCGCTGGCCGCCAGTGCTACCTCGGCCCATCTGGTGGCGCGGGCAGTGGATGTTGGCAGGGCCTTGCGGGAGGAGGACGATGAGCGCTGA
- a CDS encoding monovalent cation/H+ antiporter complex subunit F, which translates to MNALLHGVAGFLLVVLFTGLLRIWWGPNAADRMLASQLFGTTGVALVLVLAETQDMPALRDVALTLALLAVLATVAFVTRWVRIDRDPPVTGKQGESSDA; encoded by the coding sequence ATGAACGCACTGTTGCACGGCGTGGCCGGCTTCCTGCTGGTGGTTCTGTTTACCGGCCTACTGCGCATCTGGTGGGGCCCAAACGCCGCCGACCGCATGCTGGCATCCCAGTTGTTCGGTACCACCGGTGTGGCCCTGGTGCTGGTGCTGGCTGAGACCCAAGACATGCCGGCGTTGCGCGATGTGGCACTGACCCTGGCGCTGCTGGCAGTGCTGGCGACGGTGGCCTTTGTCACCCGCTGGGTGCGGATCGACCGCGATCCGCCGGTGACGGGCAAACAGGGGGAGAGCAGCGATGCCTGA